A single window of Sphaerodactylus townsendi isolate TG3544 linkage group LG03, MPM_Stown_v2.3, whole genome shotgun sequence DNA harbors:
- the FAM53C gene encoding protein FAM53C isoform X1: protein MITLITEQLQKQSLEELKCTSFSISLPLPDHADVATCGSPFQIAPEGASWRDLAPCPKIHLQDSPGLYQHSSLSLPLPPCSPDNSPQSSLISQTLATNSSVSEKASVPPTKRHCRSLSVPEDLSRWQTIWRPLGSKVWTHIKRQDNSGGDTLAIRPQNLAEGANRSCFNPAPSASHQCVQDGAGGGRSPPFFSLALSRESPASVQWETGETLQPYPLQRRFSLSPVRFLPSPRSSTTSTPELLRHQHILPRSRSQPCDLDTRKCGLKRRHDEEVRWHRPSLDFYKMNQKPFAGAVCQLDKSEEGGYPSWFLACSPQAPSAPCSPVSNCIQVLSESEEEEEAAAEAARRYNWNLASERTLFQPDFSDLDLTLIEEN from the exons ATGATCACCCTGATTACTGAACAGCTACAGAAACAGAGCCTGGAGGAATTGAAATGCACATCCTTCAGCATCAGCCTG CCTTTGCCTGATCATGCTGATGTGGCAACCTGTGGCAGCCCCTTCCAGATAGCACCTG AGGGAGCTTCATGGAGGGACCTGGCTCCCTGTCCAAAAATCCATCTTCAGGACAGCCCAGGCCTCTACCAACACTCCAGCTTgagccttcccttgcctccctgcAGCCCAGACAACAGTCCTCAGAGCAGCCTGATATCCCAAACACTGGCCACCAACTCATCAGTCTCAGAAAAGGCTTCTGTGCCCCCCACCAAAAGACACTGCCGTTCACTTTCAGTGCCCGAAGATCTATCACGCTGGCAGACTATCTGGAGACCCCTGGGCTCCAAAGTGTGGACACACATCAAGCGTCAGGACAACAGTGGAGGGGACACTTTGGCAATTCGACCCCAGAATCTGGCCGAAGGAGCCAACAGATCTTGTTTCAATCCTGCCCCCAGTGCCTCTCATCAGTGTGTTCAAGATGGTGCTGGTGGTGGCAGAAGTCCACCTTTTTTCAGTTTGGCCCTGTCCCGAGAATCTCCAGCAAGTGTACAGTGGGAGACTGGAGAGACTTTGCAGCCGTACCCTTTGCAACGACGTTTCTCTCTGTCACCTGTCAGATTTTTGCCGTCTCCACGAAGCTCTACCACCTCCACACCAGAGCTGCTTCGACACCAGCACATCCTCCCTCGCAGCCGTTCTCAGCCATGCGACCTGGACACCAGGAAATGTGGTCTCAAGCGGCGCCATGATGAGGAAGTGAGGTGGCATAGGCCCTCGCTTGATTTCTACAAGATGAATCAG AAACCATTTGCAGGAGCTGTCTGTCAGTTAGACAAATCTGAAGAAGGTGGCTATCCATCATGGTTCTTGGCCTGCAGCCCGCAAGCACCCTCAGCTCCATGCAGTCCTGTCAGTAATTGCATCCAGGTGCTTAGTGAaagtgaagaggaggaagaagcagcagccgAAGCGGCAAGGAGATACAACTGGAATTTAGCCAGCGAAAGGACTCTCTTCCAACCAGACTTTAGTGATCTGGATCTAACTTTGATTGAGGAGAACTAG
- the FAM53C gene encoding protein FAM53C isoform X2: MHILQHQPEGASWRDLAPCPKIHLQDSPGLYQHSSLSLPLPPCSPDNSPQSSLISQTLATNSSVSEKASVPPTKRHCRSLSVPEDLSRWQTIWRPLGSKVWTHIKRQDNSGGDTLAIRPQNLAEGANRSCFNPAPSASHQCVQDGAGGGRSPPFFSLALSRESPASVQWETGETLQPYPLQRRFSLSPVRFLPSPRSSTTSTPELLRHQHILPRSRSQPCDLDTRKCGLKRRHDEEVRWHRPSLDFYKMNQKPFAGAVCQLDKSEEGGYPSWFLACSPQAPSAPCSPVSNCIQVLSESEEEEEAAAEAARRYNWNLASERTLFQPDFSDLDLTLIEEN, encoded by the exons ATGCACATCCTTCAGCATCAGCCTG AGGGAGCTTCATGGAGGGACCTGGCTCCCTGTCCAAAAATCCATCTTCAGGACAGCCCAGGCCTCTACCAACACTCCAGCTTgagccttcccttgcctccctgcAGCCCAGACAACAGTCCTCAGAGCAGCCTGATATCCCAAACACTGGCCACCAACTCATCAGTCTCAGAAAAGGCTTCTGTGCCCCCCACCAAAAGACACTGCCGTTCACTTTCAGTGCCCGAAGATCTATCACGCTGGCAGACTATCTGGAGACCCCTGGGCTCCAAAGTGTGGACACACATCAAGCGTCAGGACAACAGTGGAGGGGACACTTTGGCAATTCGACCCCAGAATCTGGCCGAAGGAGCCAACAGATCTTGTTTCAATCCTGCCCCCAGTGCCTCTCATCAGTGTGTTCAAGATGGTGCTGGTGGTGGCAGAAGTCCACCTTTTTTCAGTTTGGCCCTGTCCCGAGAATCTCCAGCAAGTGTACAGTGGGAGACTGGAGAGACTTTGCAGCCGTACCCTTTGCAACGACGTTTCTCTCTGTCACCTGTCAGATTTTTGCCGTCTCCACGAAGCTCTACCACCTCCACACCAGAGCTGCTTCGACACCAGCACATCCTCCCTCGCAGCCGTTCTCAGCCATGCGACCTGGACACCAGGAAATGTGGTCTCAAGCGGCGCCATGATGAGGAAGTGAGGTGGCATAGGCCCTCGCTTGATTTCTACAAGATGAATCAG AAACCATTTGCAGGAGCTGTCTGTCAGTTAGACAAATCTGAAGAAGGTGGCTATCCATCATGGTTCTTGGCCTGCAGCCCGCAAGCACCCTCAGCTCCATGCAGTCCTGTCAGTAATTGCATCCAGGTGCTTAGTGAaagtgaagaggaggaagaagcagcagccgAAGCGGCAAGGAGATACAACTGGAATTTAGCCAGCGAAAGGACTCTCTTCCAACCAGACTTTAGTGATCTGGATCTAACTTTGATTGAGGAGAACTAG